A genomic segment from Candidatus Brocadia sinica JPN1 encodes:
- a CDS encoding DUF488 family protein codes for MKKGAPETSSAVLTIGHSTHTLDVFIKLLQAHGVKHVIDVRTVPRSRRNPQFNRETLPNSLKAAGIAYTHMPGLGGLRRPRPDSPNAGWRNASFRGFADYMQTPEFRENLETLTELASKDRIALMCAEALPWRCHRSLIADALLVREIQVEHIMNEKHRQAHKLTPWAVINGANITYPPASAQTGIEAGKEC; via the coding sequence ATGAAAAAAGGCGCACCCGAAACATCTTCTGCCGTACTGACGATCGGTCATTCTACGCATACACTTGATGTCTTCATAAAACTCTTACAAGCCCATGGCGTAAAACATGTAATAGATGTTCGTACCGTACCACGCTCACGGCGCAATCCGCAGTTTAACCGGGAAACACTGCCAAATAGCCTGAAAGCTGCTGGGATAGCTTACACACATATGCCAGGACTCGGAGGTCTTCGGCGTCCACGTCCCGATTCACCTAACGCAGGATGGCGTAATGCATCCTTCAGGGGTTTCGCCGACTACATGCAAACGCCGGAATTTAGGGAAAACTTAGAAACACTCACTGAACTGGCAAGTAAAGATCGCATCGCATTGATGTGTGCGGAAGCTTTGCCCTGGCGCTGCCATCGCTCCCTGATTGCCGACGCATTACTTGTTCGGGAAATTCAGGTTGAACATATCATGAATGAGAAACACAGACAGGCCCATAAGCTCACACCCTGGGCCGTGATAAATGGCGCAAACATCACGTATCCTCCAGCATCAGCTCAGACCGGCATTGAAGCTGGAAAAGAATGTTGA
- the corA gene encoding magnesium/cobalt transporter CorA — MAKLIKKRSEKAGLLPDALIHIGERKTEKVKITITEYDEMHFHEQEAKAIEECFPFKDKGRPTIAWINIDGIHRSDILGRLGEGFGLHPLTVEDIMNIDQRPKIEDFKEYSYIALKMLQFSGKDGEVISEQVSLVLGSNFVISFQEREVDIFHVIRERIRTNKGRIRKMGADYLAYCLLDAIVDNYFIIMETLGEKIESLEDELVSNPTPVTLHAIYKLKMNTILLRRSVWPLREVIGGLERGESSLIRESTRIYYKDIHDHTLHIIDTLETFREMVAGMLEIYLSSISNRLNAVIKVLTMLATIFMPLTFIAGIYGMNFKYMPELEWRWGYPIILFIMAAVGIIMVYYFKKKRW, encoded by the coding sequence ATGGCGAAACTAATCAAAAAAAGATCGGAGAAAGCCGGCCTCCTGCCAGACGCACTGATCCACATTGGAGAGAGAAAGACTGAAAAGGTAAAGATTACGATCACAGAGTATGATGAAATGCATTTTCATGAACAAGAGGCGAAGGCAATTGAGGAATGTTTTCCTTTTAAGGATAAGGGCCGGCCTACGATAGCGTGGATAAATATCGACGGAATTCACCGGAGTGATATATTGGGGAGACTCGGTGAAGGTTTTGGGCTTCATCCACTCACTGTGGAGGATATTATGAATATCGATCAGCGGCCAAAGATTGAGGATTTTAAAGAATATAGTTATATTGCGCTTAAAATGCTGCAGTTTTCTGGTAAGGATGGCGAGGTTATCTCTGAACAGGTTAGCCTGGTTTTAGGGTCAAATTTTGTCATTTCATTCCAGGAACGAGAGGTTGATATTTTTCATGTAATCAGGGAACGGATCAGAACAAATAAAGGCCGCATAAGAAAGATGGGCGCTGATTACCTTGCGTATTGCCTGCTCGATGCGATAGTTGATAACTACTTCATCATCATGGAAACGCTGGGAGAAAAGATAGAATCATTGGAGGATGAACTAGTCAGCAATCCAACGCCTGTGACTTTACACGCTATTTATAAGTTGAAAATGAATACCATATTATTGCGCCGGTCCGTGTGGCCATTGCGGGAGGTAATCGGTGGGTTGGAGAGGGGAGAATCTTCACTGATTCGGGAATCGACTAGAATTTATTATAAGGATATTCACGATCACACCCTCCATATCATTGATACGCTGGAAACCTTCCGGGAAATGGTTGCAGGGATGCTTGAAATCTATCTTTCAAGCATCAGTAACAGATTGAATGCCGTCATAAAGGTGCTTACCATGCTTGCCACCATATTTATGCCACTTACCTTCATTGCCGGCATCTACGGAATGAATTTTAAATACATGCCGGAGCTTGAGTGGCGCTGGGGGTATCCAATAATTTTATTTATAATGGCTGCTGTAGGTATTATCATGGTGTATTACTTCAAGAAGAAAAGGTGGTGA
- a CDS encoding putative sugar nucleotidyl transferase, which translates to MTYICVFEDSQYSKLVPLIHTRTAFELRCGLFTPLERVVKHYPNTSITLFCRDYLSDLLQERYPYRINDLRTPDDTCLFLNGRAIFSFPVPLEGREEIGMQDNTLVYARLKGENAKKILPGMLLTGDPIELLKGTVPVANTQVPLINYFWDLVKHNKSQIEKDFMLFVKEGSILGRLSEGVHLMNEDQIFIDKNSRIKPGCVFDAEGGPIYIGQHVTIAPNATIEGPVYIGNHSVVQSNSRIRGGANIGEVCKIGGEVVNTIFHSYTNKQHDGFLGDSYIGSWVNMGAGTLNSNLLNTYGEVKAEIDGTVINTNHMFLGMAMGDHTKTAINTTIMTGSIIGFSCNIVTFTYPPKYLPSFAWYSYHGMKVYILENALHVAKIAMKRRDKEMTSAEERLFRLVFQLTEKERNSILK; encoded by the coding sequence GTGACATATATCTGTGTATTTGAAGACAGTCAATACTCAAAACTGGTTCCACTTATTCATACAAGAACGGCCTTCGAACTTCGATGCGGACTGTTTACCCCGTTGGAAAGGGTTGTTAAACATTATCCCAATACCTCGATTACCCTTTTTTGCAGAGACTATTTGTCCGATCTATTGCAAGAGCGATATCCCTATCGTATCAATGACCTGCGTACACCCGATGATACCTGCCTTTTTTTAAACGGTCGTGCTATCTTTTCCTTTCCTGTTCCTTTAGAAGGTCGGGAGGAAATTGGGATGCAGGATAATACCCTTGTTTATGCCAGACTTAAGGGGGAAAATGCAAAAAAAATACTACCCGGGATGCTTCTTACTGGAGATCCAATTGAATTGTTAAAAGGTACAGTTCCGGTCGCTAATACCCAGGTACCTCTCATAAACTATTTTTGGGATCTTGTTAAACACAACAAGTCTCAAATAGAAAAGGATTTTATGTTGTTTGTCAAGGAAGGTTCCATCTTAGGGAGACTCTCTGAAGGGGTTCACCTTATGAACGAAGACCAGATATTCATTGATAAAAATAGTCGGATTAAACCGGGCTGCGTATTTGATGCCGAGGGAGGGCCAATTTATATTGGTCAACACGTTACCATTGCCCCTAATGCTACGATCGAGGGTCCCGTTTATATTGGCAACCATTCTGTGGTTCAATCTAATTCGAGAATCCGCGGAGGCGCAAATATTGGAGAGGTTTGCAAGATAGGAGGAGAAGTTGTAAATACGATCTTCCACAGTTACACCAACAAACAACACGACGGATTCCTCGGTGATTCTTATATCGGCTCATGGGTTAATATGGGGGCTGGTACCCTAAACAGTAATCTGCTTAACACCTATGGAGAGGTAAAAGCTGAAATCGATGGGACTGTGATAAATACAAATCATATGTTTCTTGGTATGGCGATGGGAGACCACACGAAAACGGCTATCAACACGACCATCATGACGGGTAGCATCATTGGTTTCTCTTGTAATATCGTCACTTTTACCTACCCTCCCAAATATCTCCCGTCTTTTGCGTGGTATTCATATCATGGCATGAAGGTCTATATCTTGGAAAACGCATTGCATGTAGCAAAGATTGCGATGAAAAGACGGGATAAGGAAATGACTTCTGCTGAAGAACGGCTCTTCAGGCTGGTATTTCAGCTTACAGAAAAAGAAAGAAATTCCATATTAAAATGA
- a CDS encoding RNA ligase partner protein, translating into MEKDIKRERIIIDTSIFTNPEVYQSFGASPTEALRTFLEIIGNLDGPAFYMPPTIYQELLNFVEIKDIPPDLQIRIIQKPPKRYELSVPAFLLYELIEDVRHRIDKGLRVAEEAIRKRINKGLKVAEEIERKRKSAHEKSVLLFPDVRMATEIPHRTESEALEAIAIADLRKKYRAALREGIIDSKEDVDLILLAKELDGILVTADTGIVKWADKLGIRYIDPRTLRGILDNLRK; encoded by the coding sequence ATGGAAAAGGACATTAAACGCGAACGGATTATTATTGATACGAGTATTTTTACCAATCCGGAGGTTTACCAATCGTTTGGCGCAAGTCCAACGGAGGCATTACGCACGTTTCTGGAGATTATTGGCAATTTGGATGGGCCGGCTTTTTATATGCCTCCAACGATCTATCAGGAATTACTCAATTTTGTTGAAATAAAAGATATCCCGCCCGACCTTCAAATTCGTATAATCCAAAAACCACCAAAGCGATACGAACTGTCGGTTCCGGCTTTTTTACTGTATGAACTTATCGAGGATGTGCGTCACAGGATAGACAAGGGATTGCGGGTAGCAGAAGAAGCCATACGGAAAAGGATTAACAAGGGGTTAAAGGTAGCCGAGGAGATTGAGCGGAAGCGGAAGTCCGCGCATGAAAAGTCGGTGCTTCTTTTCCCGGATGTACGTATGGCCACAGAGATTCCACACAGAACTGAGTCTGAAGCTTTAGAGGCTATTGCTATTGCTGATCTGAGGAAAAAATATCGTGCAGCCCTCAGGGAAGGGATTATTGATAGCAAGGAGGACGTTGACCTGATTCTCCTGGCCAAGGAACTCGACGGCATACTGGTGACGGCTGATACTGGTATTGTAAAGTGGGCTGATAAACTGGGCATCCGTTACATCGATCCCCGTACGTTACGGGGTATACTCGACAATCTGAGGAAGTGA
- a CDS encoding RNA ligase, with amino-acid sequence MQMYNIVKQIGISEDLWQESIKKRDAIHDEFDGIDYYRVTKKIGTLGKGSIVTQEGIIFGFPSIARILHLENGIRNAYTQPFYVEEKVDGYNVRVARIQGRIAVFSRGAYICPFSTDRIVDFLDAKKLFDENPDLVVCGEFAGPDNPYNIEHPPYVKEDVRFFAFDLMMMNKHHKIPIDERYKIFDTYRIPTVRRFGQFSASDISALKKVIKELDETGCEGIVMKPTHPAEKILKYVTLGSCLRDIRVTAPLMAEMASEFFTHRIIRAAMFIHEHGNSLEPEVFVQLGRVLLKPVYESVTKAAQDKLIDEKFSLRFREEKNIQKMIDHLYRCKVKFDVLSENKEDAYWCVKFVRKCYASYEILQKHLEGSAHVD; translated from the coding sequence ATGCAAATGTATAATATTGTTAAACAGATTGGTATCTCCGAGGATCTGTGGCAGGAATCAATTAAAAAGCGCGACGCTATCCACGATGAATTCGATGGTATTGACTATTATCGGGTAACGAAAAAAATTGGTACCCTGGGAAAAGGATCGATCGTTACTCAGGAAGGTATCATTTTTGGTTTCCCAAGCATCGCTCGAATATTGCATCTGGAAAATGGTATCCGTAATGCTTATACTCAGCCCTTTTATGTCGAAGAAAAAGTTGATGGTTACAACGTCAGGGTTGCACGTATTCAGGGCCGTATCGCAGTTTTTTCTCGTGGCGCGTATATCTGCCCGTTTTCGACAGATCGGATTGTGGATTTTTTAGATGCAAAAAAATTATTTGATGAAAATCCGGATCTGGTCGTTTGCGGTGAATTTGCCGGCCCCGATAATCCTTATAACATTGAACATCCTCCTTACGTGAAAGAAGACGTCCGATTTTTTGCTTTTGATTTAATGATGATGAACAAGCACCACAAAATCCCCATTGATGAACGATATAAAATCTTTGATACCTATCGCATACCCACTGTGAGGAGATTTGGACAGTTTTCAGCATCGGATATTTCAGCCCTGAAAAAGGTCATTAAAGAGTTAGACGAAACAGGATGTGAAGGGATCGTGATGAAACCAACCCATCCCGCTGAAAAGATTCTCAAGTATGTGACATTAGGTTCTTGTTTACGTGATATTCGCGTTACCGCCCCATTAATGGCAGAGATGGCTTCGGAGTTTTTTACCCACCGGATCATTCGCGCGGCCATGTTTATCCACGAGCATGGCAATTCACTGGAGCCTGAGGTTTTCGTTCAATTAGGAAGGGTGTTGTTAAAACCCGTATACGAAAGCGTTACTAAGGCAGCGCAGGATAAACTTATTGACGAAAAATTTTCCCTCCGTTTTCGGGAGGAGAAAAATATTCAGAAGATGATCGATCACCTGTATCGATGTAAGGTAAAGTTTGATGTGCTATCCGAAAATAAAGAGGACGCTTACTGGTGTGTCAAGTTTGTAAGAAAGTGTTACGCCTCGTATGAAATTCTCCAAAAACACCTGGAAGGTTCAGCCCACGTTGACTAA
- a CDS encoding DHH family phosphoesterase, protein MYIIFGCDDVGGALARNLSKSGEDILVIDNDETALGGLKAPNIRTVMADVHTLDLVSLPAKDAIAFILLQKNFEDNLTVAKRIKKSFPDKFILSRATGEKEESELLGNGVDHAVQTVRIITNAIFGELETAKLKRSVFHLVSVIKGATNKGLAIFLQDNPDPDAIASGFALKRIAEKYDIKSNIYYGGNIGRQQNKTLVNLLETDLVRLKSPDEAMKILNAVDKAALIEASISSKNNILPTDIVPNIVIDHHQTDFNLVKGEFVEILPKIGATSTIMTRYLRHLDIIPDPPLATALRYGIRVDTCGFTRNTTTEDLEAAAYLSPLLDVGLLNQIENPPMSAETIDIIGRTIRNREVRGSYLISFVEFITNRDALPQAAELMLQMEGVSTVLVFGIDKDKVQLSARSVDTRINLAFLLQKAFGFMNAGGHATMAAGSIDLGIFGDVTDKKSLLRITFDAVRKKFFSAVGIDIEKREIPDELELMVSNSTKN, encoded by the coding sequence ATGTATATAATTTTTGGTTGTGACGACGTCGGCGGTGCGCTGGCCAGGAATTTAAGTAAATCCGGCGAGGATATACTGGTAATCGATAATGACGAAACCGCTTTAGGGGGGCTGAAAGCCCCTAACATTCGTACGGTCATGGCGGACGTTCATACATTAGACTTGGTCTCGTTACCAGCAAAAGACGCCATAGCCTTCATCCTCCTGCAAAAAAATTTTGAAGATAATCTGACCGTGGCAAAACGCATCAAAAAATCATTTCCGGATAAATTTATATTGTCAAGGGCAACTGGCGAAAAGGAGGAGTCTGAATTATTAGGAAATGGCGTAGACCATGCTGTTCAAACAGTCAGAATCATTACAAACGCAATCTTTGGTGAACTGGAAACCGCAAAATTAAAAAGGTCTGTTTTCCATTTAGTAAGTGTTATCAAGGGAGCAACGAATAAAGGATTAGCAATTTTTTTACAGGACAATCCCGATCCTGATGCAATTGCATCAGGATTTGCGTTAAAGCGCATTGCTGAAAAATATGATATAAAATCCAACATTTATTATGGTGGAAATATTGGACGCCAGCAAAACAAGACGTTAGTCAATTTATTAGAAACCGATCTTGTTCGATTAAAAAGCCCGGACGAGGCGATGAAAATACTTAATGCTGTTGATAAAGCGGCGCTGATAGAGGCTTCTATTTCTTCAAAAAATAATATATTACCAACAGATATAGTTCCCAATATTGTTATTGACCATCATCAAACAGATTTTAACCTTGTAAAAGGGGAGTTTGTTGAAATATTACCAAAAATTGGCGCCACCTCCACTATCATGACAAGATATCTGAGACATCTGGATATTATCCCTGACCCGCCTCTTGCTACGGCGCTTCGTTACGGAATCAGGGTGGATACGTGTGGATTTACCAGAAACACGACCACCGAGGACCTTGAAGCGGCAGCTTACCTCTCGCCATTGCTGGATGTAGGTTTGTTGAACCAGATTGAAAATCCTCCCATGAGCGCAGAAACTATCGATATTATTGGTAGGACCATACGAAACCGGGAGGTCAGAGGTTCGTATCTGATATCTTTTGTAGAATTTATAACCAACCGGGATGCATTACCACAGGCAGCCGAATTAATGTTGCAGATGGAAGGTGTTTCTACTGTTCTTGTTTTTGGGATTGACAAAGACAAGGTTCAGTTATCGGCCAGAAGCGTGGATACAAGAATCAATCTTGCGTTTTTATTGCAAAAAGCATTTGGATTTATGAATGCCGGAGGACATGCCACTATGGCAGCAGGAAGCATAGACTTAGGCATTTTTGGAGATGTAACTGATAAGAAGTCACTTTTGAGAATTACCTTTGATGCCGTAAGGAAAAAGTTTTTCTCGGCTGTAGGGATAGACATAGAAAAGCGGGAAATACCGGATGAGTTAGAATTAATGGTTAGCAACAGTACTAAGAATTAA
- a CDS encoding cache domain-containing protein, producing MGRKLTKLTQLHVVAITLLILLISFGVYYIFYVSSQKTYFTNRSFRLLAGIGNQMKLTIENLGTSLKNAASSAKSVPKEVNLTSKDSVAEFIHARVKGSLSLVPNLKLTDCSPEANPSVIEGNISSPEILFNTRQEGETFWLYIDYRGWLYFDYTGSKDAGFYTIEIHARSDLNELFEPFISRGVFDEVLLAEEDGGVIFQRAKSKLSVAKLGKFLDKEGAQSEFTSINPPASFYGVRLAGTSYNLFLQPLQISLSGSGTTGDQGIVKKWVICGLVRSDRFHSEIHAIPYAILIIFIFLVLLIFLSLPFLKLWFMGPKDRLRASDVYFLVFSVFMGSALLTFVFLDTYAYVNLRMKTDDQLKKFSDNICKNLTTEVIYVLRELGMLNDQLAHDIEELENLKEKENVRKATDILDRMIHRDDPYPYLNMAFWTDSGGQQRIKWSVRKHTTPFINVSSRDYFKKAKEDHLWEITDREKNKKYRFWLEPIYSLNTGENTAILSMRMAENSPAWVASIDTRLLSLIQTVLPPGFGYCVIENDGKVLFHSDETRNLRENFFEECDNDRLLLSAVFGRKNEFVNTQYLGRGHRLYARPVDDFPWSLVVYRDKQILGTANLDILSISVILFVFYSLGLFIIFGLIYPLNAGDQARWLWPDKNQAGSYNLLLIINFLFCVLLFREILTSHGWRIFFSSLAFPFLGMVLAALILKKGPILGKRIEVSVVFKQWNLLPYRAGYVFMMFSLLILIGVLPSFGFFKIIHDAEMKLLVKHGQFNLAVGLKERFGRVKDRYDTVTISGQKADWLEKRLNLKWDVYDSFFFDTSVRETECPFKRNRISHGYFRWFLTKTRPLYNQTSVELSGLTPDASADELWQWEKSSSASLFLCRKGYDRGGKKDSFLHISSTIPILEIPKNPLWWIGPMILLAILFFVVRSMVQRVFLLNLDEPLSSYNGDLSFKSISQNLFVLRSPFAGGSELLKRTEFTLIDLREVAKEEGWSETFTYEEVLTGKDTVIVIDHLEYRMNDYQCNLEKLQLLEELLVYGRTMIVSSMVDPANFCFKAGARDDRTGKTRAEDNQMDRWTAVLKSFVKISIEDTGTPEDFLKDMHREQMKILSDARDKRMRKRLTGLFHVVNRECQSRIYLQNIGKEITKQIKFKQLTPQELLQQISDRACTYYHAIWALCSRDEKLALFYLAQDGLLSFTNHDIRRLMRRGLIVREPGLRLMNESFRRFVLSESHPDQVVAWRKGARSSWDTLKGPLLMGLMGVALFIFITQQDVFNSTVTLLSTFTGMLPVLFKLIGLFQRGKIGSSAEV from the coding sequence ATGGGCAGAAAACTTACTAAATTGACGCAACTCCATGTCGTAGCTATCACCTTGCTTATCCTTCTCATCTCTTTTGGTGTCTATTACATCTTTTATGTTTCCTCTCAAAAGACGTATTTTACGAATCGAAGTTTCCGTTTGCTTGCCGGCATCGGCAACCAAATGAAATTAACGATCGAGAATCTTGGTACCAGCTTGAAAAATGCTGCGAGCTCGGCGAAAAGTGTGCCTAAAGAGGTAAATTTAACATCAAAGGATTCTGTCGCTGAGTTTATACATGCCAGGGTCAAAGGATCCTTAAGTCTTGTTCCAAATCTTAAATTAACAGACTGCTCTCCCGAAGCTAATCCATCCGTAATTGAAGGAAACATCTCCAGTCCTGAGATACTTTTCAACACAAGACAGGAAGGGGAAACTTTTTGGTTGTACATCGACTATAGAGGATGGCTGTACTTTGACTATACAGGCAGCAAGGATGCGGGTTTCTATACAATAGAAATTCATGCCAGGAGTGATCTGAATGAACTTTTCGAACCATTTATCAGCCGGGGGGTGTTTGACGAGGTACTGCTGGCAGAAGAAGATGGAGGGGTGATTTTTCAACGGGCAAAATCAAAATTGAGCGTTGCGAAGCTGGGAAAGTTTCTGGATAAGGAAGGCGCGCAGAGCGAATTTACATCGATTAATCCACCCGCGAGCTTCTATGGCGTGCGTCTTGCAGGCACAAGTTACAACCTCTTTTTACAGCCTCTTCAAATCTCTTTATCTGGGAGTGGAACAACAGGCGATCAGGGAATTGTGAAGAAATGGGTCATCTGCGGATTGGTACGGTCTGATCGTTTTCATTCGGAAATTCATGCCATTCCCTACGCCATCCTGATTATATTCATATTTTTAGTCTTGCTCATATTCTTGAGTTTGCCTTTTCTCAAATTATGGTTCATGGGCCCTAAGGACAGGCTTCGTGCTTCCGATGTGTACTTTCTTGTTTTCTCTGTCTTCATGGGCAGTGCGTTATTGACTTTTGTTTTTCTTGACACCTATGCCTATGTTAACTTAAGGATGAAAACAGATGATCAATTGAAAAAATTTTCTGACAATATTTGCAAAAATCTTACCACGGAAGTGATCTATGTTCTCAGAGAACTTGGGATGCTAAACGATCAATTGGCTCATGATATTGAAGAGCTCGAGAATTTAAAAGAAAAGGAAAATGTGAGGAAAGCTACTGATATTCTGGATCGGATGATTCATCGTGATGACCCGTATCCCTACCTCAACATGGCATTTTGGACCGATAGTGGAGGGCAACAACGTATTAAATGGAGTGTGAGAAAACACACAACACCATTTATTAATGTTTCGTCCCGGGACTATTTTAAGAAAGCGAAAGAAGACCATCTTTGGGAAATAACAGACAGAGAGAAAAATAAAAAGTACCGGTTCTGGCTGGAACCGATCTATTCCTTGAATACCGGAGAGAACACGGCAATCCTCTCGATGCGCATGGCCGAAAATAGTCCCGCATGGGTAGCAAGTATTGATACTCGGCTTTTGTCGCTTATCCAAACCGTTTTACCCCCCGGCTTCGGATATTGTGTTATCGAGAATGATGGAAAAGTGCTATTTCACTCCGATGAGACAAGGAACTTGCGTGAGAATTTTTTTGAGGAGTGCGACAACGACCGGTTGCTTCTTTCCGCAGTGTTCGGCCGAAAGAATGAATTTGTCAACACCCAGTATTTGGGCAGGGGGCACCGACTCTATGCGCGTCCGGTTGACGATTTTCCCTGGTCCCTTGTTGTTTATCGGGACAAGCAAATTCTGGGAACTGCTAACCTTGATATCCTCAGTATTTCCGTGATTCTCTTCGTATTTTATTCACTTGGGCTGTTTATCATCTTTGGGTTGATTTATCCACTGAATGCAGGCGATCAAGCCAGGTGGCTGTGGCCCGATAAAAATCAGGCGGGCAGTTATAATCTGTTGCTTATCATCAATTTTCTGTTCTGTGTTTTGTTGTTCAGAGAGATATTGACATCGCATGGATGGCGAATCTTTTTCTCATCTCTCGCGTTTCCTTTCCTTGGGATGGTTCTGGCCGCTTTGATTTTGAAAAAAGGGCCGATCCTGGGAAAGAGGATTGAAGTCTCTGTAGTTTTCAAACAATGGAATTTACTCCCTTATCGTGCGGGATATGTATTCATGATGTTTTCTCTTTTAATACTGATTGGCGTTCTTCCCTCATTTGGCTTTTTTAAAATCATCCACGATGCGGAGATGAAACTTCTTGTTAAGCACGGACAGTTCAATCTTGCCGTTGGCTTGAAGGAACGATTTGGACGGGTAAAAGACCGTTATGATACTGTTACCATTAGTGGTCAAAAGGCAGATTGGTTAGAGAAGCGGCTGAATCTCAAATGGGACGTCTATGATTCATTTTTCTTCGATACATCTGTTCGGGAAACTGAATGCCCTTTCAAGAGAAATAGGATATCGCATGGTTACTTCCGCTGGTTTCTTACCAAAACCAGGCCTCTTTACAATCAAACCTCAGTCGAACTCAGTGGATTGACCCCCGATGCCTCTGCGGATGAGTTATGGCAATGGGAAAAAAGTTCCTCTGCAAGTTTGTTTCTGTGTAGAAAAGGATATGACCGGGGAGGCAAGAAAGACAGCTTCCTCCATATCAGTTCCACAATCCCTATTCTGGAAATACCAAAGAACCCTTTATGGTGGATAGGACCGATGATCCTTTTGGCTATCCTTTTCTTTGTTGTCCGTTCCATGGTGCAGAGAGTTTTTCTCCTGAATCTGGATGAGCCGTTGTCTTCATACAACGGGGATTTGAGTTTTAAAAGCATTTCACAGAATCTTTTCGTACTGAGATCTCCATTTGCCGGCGGAAGTGAACTTTTGAAAAGAACAGAGTTTACCCTGATCGATTTACGGGAAGTAGCAAAAGAAGAGGGATGGTCTGAGACATTCACGTATGAAGAAGTTCTAACCGGGAAAGATACGGTAATTGTCATTGACCATCTTGAGTACAGGATGAACGATTATCAGTGTAATCTTGAAAAACTTCAGTTGCTGGAAGAACTCCTCGTGTATGGCAGAACCATGATTGTTTCGTCTATGGTTGATCCGGCGAATTTCTGTTTCAAGGCTGGAGCCAGAGATGATCGCACAGGAAAGACCAGGGCTGAAGATAATCAGATGGATCGCTGGACAGCAGTTTTAAAATCCTTTGTAAAAATTTCTATCGAGGATACAGGGACTCCCGAAGATTTTCTGAAAGATATGCATCGGGAACAGATGAAGATTTTGTCCGATGCAAGAGATAAGAGGATGAGAAAACGTCTTACCGGCTTATTCCATGTCGTGAACAGGGAATGCCAATCAAGGATATACCTCCAGAATATCGGTAAAGAAATTACAAAACAGATCAAATTCAAACAGCTTACTCCTCAAGAGCTTCTTCAACAAATATCTGACCGGGCTTGCACGTATTATCATGCAATTTGGGCTCTTTGTTCGAGAGATGAAAAACTTGCCTTATTTTATCTTGCGCAAGACGGGCTTTTAAGTTTTACCAATCACGATATTCGGAGATTGATGAGGAGAGGCCTCATTGTCAGAGAACCGGGTCTCCGTCTTATGAACGAGAGTTTTCGGCGATTTGTTCTTTCGGAAAGCCATCCGGACCAAGTTGTAGCCTGGCGGAAAGGGGCAAGGAGCAGCTGGGATACCCTGAAAGGCCCGTTATTGATGGGATTGATGGGTGTAGCCTTGTTTATATTTATAACGCAGCAGGATGTCTTTAACTCAACCGTAACTCTTTTATCAACATTTACTGGCATGTTGCCTGTCCTTTTTAAACTAATCGGACTGTTTCAGCGAGGTAAGATCGGCAGCAGTGCAGAAGTTTAA